From the genome of Rhodohalobacter sp. SW132, one region includes:
- a CDS encoding glycoside hydrolase family 28 protein, producing the protein MSPPFEMPVLERPEFPDQTFDIRDYGAVKMAEDESHKNTDAFHRAIEAAYDAGGGKVLVPEGDWLSGPIHLMSNINLHVSEGATIYFSTDKEDYLPVVKQRHEGVEAFNYSPMIYAYQLSNVAITGKGVLDAQGEHWWEWYRELGAPPRAIASKVPLSRRDFGKGSGMEGMRPNFVIFWESENILVEGVTLNDSPMWNVHLVYSNKIIVRDIRINSLMAPNGDGVVIDSSKDVLIEYNHFETGDDAVVLKSGLNEDGLNINIPTENVVVRNFEARDVRTGSGGVVFGSETSGGIKNVYVHNALFDGSDRGVRFKTERGRGNVVENIYIHDIEMRNITYEAINFNTFYTGPQVTGPSPQFRNIYISDIHIDGVPNAIVMTGLPEKWLENINLKNIVVASSEEGVRLTRVKDVTFENIEIHSTKRAMIVEDAFELTMKNVTLEDSFDGTPLLFRGLHTGAVFLSDFPLDQIEFEDGLSSDILLEEPQVQEW; encoded by the coding sequence ATGTCTCCCCCATTCGAGATGCCGGTTCTTGAAAGACCGGAATTCCCGGATCAAACATTTGACATCAGGGATTATGGAGCTGTGAAAATGGCTGAGGATGAGAGCCACAAAAATACAGATGCATTTCACAGAGCGATTGAAGCGGCTTATGATGCTGGCGGCGGCAAAGTATTGGTGCCGGAAGGTGACTGGCTGTCCGGACCCATTCATCTGATGAGTAATATAAATTTACATGTATCGGAAGGGGCAACGATCTATTTCAGTACAGATAAGGAGGATTATCTGCCGGTAGTGAAACAACGCCATGAGGGTGTGGAGGCTTTTAACTACTCCCCAATGATTTATGCATACCAGCTCTCTAATGTAGCAATTACAGGAAAAGGCGTTTTGGATGCACAGGGAGAACACTGGTGGGAATGGTACAGAGAACTTGGCGCACCTCCCAGAGCTATTGCATCGAAAGTTCCGCTCTCACGCCGCGATTTTGGAAAAGGTTCAGGCATGGAAGGTATGAGGCCAAACTTTGTCATTTTCTGGGAATCTGAAAACATTCTTGTTGAAGGCGTCACCCTGAATGATTCCCCCATGTGGAACGTGCACCTGGTTTATAGTAATAAAATTATAGTACGGGACATCAGAATTAATAGCCTGATGGCTCCAAACGGTGATGGTGTGGTGATTGATTCATCCAAAGATGTATTGATTGAGTACAATCATTTTGAAACCGGCGACGATGCCGTGGTATTAAAATCTGGCCTGAATGAGGATGGACTCAATATCAATATTCCCACCGAAAATGTTGTCGTTCGAAATTTTGAAGCAAGAGATGTCAGAACCGGCAGCGGCGGAGTTGTATTTGGAAGTGAAACATCAGGAGGAATAAAGAACGTTTATGTACACAACGCACTGTTTGATGGAAGTGATCGTGGTGTGCGGTTTAAAACCGAAAGAGGCCGTGGAAACGTTGTGGAAAACATCTACATTCACGACATCGAAATGAGGAATATTACCTATGAAGCAATCAACTTCAACACTTTTTATACCGGACCACAGGTAACCGGGCCTTCCCCCCAATTCCGTAATATTTACATCTCGGATATACATATTGATGGAGTGCCAAATGCCATTGTTATGACCGGTTTGCCTGAAAAATGGCTTGAAAATATCAACCTGAAAAATATCGTTGTTGCCAGTTCAGAGGAAGGAGTTCGTTTAACAAGAGTGAAAGATGTTACTTTCGAAAATATTGAGATCCATTCAACTAAAAGGGCAATGATTGTAGAGGATGCTTTTGAGTTAACGATGAAGAATGTAACACTGGAGGATTCTTTCGACGGCACACCATTGCTTTTCAGGGGCCTCCACACAGGAGCTGTCTTTTTATCTGATTTCCCGCTTGATCAGATAGAATTTGAGGATGGTCTTTCCTCAGACATTCTATTGGAAGAACCCCAGGTTCAAGAATGGTAA
- a CDS encoding glycosyltransferase family 2 protein, whose product MQALAEEDKDKVIHSAHKPQVSVVIPLFNEEESLTELVERIKKALTGFKFEVLLIDDGSDDRSWQIIESLSSEIPEVEGVKLRRNYGKSSALQAGFHSALGDYIITMDADLQDDPFEIPAMIEKLENGADLVSGWKKKRHDPISKTVPSRFFNTVTSWTTGIKLNDFNCGLKAYRREVTEHIHLYGELHRYVPLLAKWQGFDKIEEQEVKHHPRKYGKTKFGLSRFMNGFLDLLTLLFVNRYMQRPMHFFGTIGVLLTVVGMVINTYIAALKIFWGQPIGDRPLIFLGILLVVIGVQFFSIGFLGEMVNKNRVHKYMPGIEKKTGV is encoded by the coding sequence ATGCAAGCCTTGGCTGAAGAAGATAAAGATAAAGTGATACATTCTGCACATAAACCGCAAGTTAGCGTAGTGATTCCACTGTTCAATGAAGAGGAATCACTAACTGAGCTTGTGGAGAGAATTAAGAAGGCGCTGACCGGCTTCAAATTTGAAGTATTACTGATTGATGACGGATCGGACGACCGTTCCTGGCAGATAATCGAGTCGCTGTCTTCCGAAATCCCGGAAGTGGAAGGTGTGAAGTTGCGCAGAAATTACGGCAAAAGTTCTGCCCTGCAGGCTGGTTTTCATTCGGCCCTTGGGGATTATATCATCACGATGGATGCCGATCTTCAGGATGATCCCTTTGAAATTCCAGCCATGATCGAGAAATTGGAAAACGGTGCTGATCTTGTCAGTGGCTGGAAAAAGAAGCGGCACGATCCGATCAGTAAAACCGTTCCATCCCGGTTTTTTAATACGGTAACAAGCTGGACCACCGGCATCAAACTAAACGATTTCAATTGCGGGCTGAAAGCGTATCGCCGGGAGGTTACCGAGCATATCCATCTCTACGGCGAACTACACCGCTACGTACCTCTGCTCGCTAAATGGCAGGGTTTCGATAAAATTGAAGAGCAGGAGGTAAAACACCATCCGCGCAAATACGGAAAGACCAAATTTGGACTTTCACGGTTTATGAATGGATTTCTTGACCTGTTGACCCTTCTTTTTGTGAATCGCTATATGCAGCGCCCGATGCACTTTTTTGGTACTATCGGGGTTCTGCTAACCGTAGTAGGAATGGTGATAAATACATATATTGCCGCGCTCAAAATATTTTGGGGTCAGCCAATAGGTGATCGCCCGTTAATCTTTTTAGGAATCCTTCTTGTTGTAATCGGCGTGCAGTTCTTTTCAATTGGATTCCTCGGGGAGATGGTGAACAAAAACAGGGTTCATAAATATATGCCCGGAATTGAGAAGAAAACCGGTGTATGA
- a CDS encoding pectate lyase, whose product MNALKLSYRMVIFFITIAVLFNSQVGKELNAASIWDLNCESIELSSEILQVVIQFAENVLENGRDRYGEVHSPLFADGISVETGEPVRWDFYEGESWIISNFASQQNLMRVLTGLSEVTCDMKYKNASAEAVQYMFDHQTGSNGLLYWGGHQFVDLESMQNQFDSRPHELKNHFPLYKFMWEVDPKSTRQMLEAIWNAHILNWNLLDLNRHGNYDLEMGKLWDHEFDHPDPFFEGLGLTFINAGSDMIQVGMALYHLDDNEKARTWAARLYEQYVNARHPETGLGVYQYSQPKQRNIPPGEGPLEEELTYSNYGDRAKNQFGSVYGDIALEGNVLWGGRVRTIYGQSAVILLHIAEQLHGTEIGQDFLEWTVDGMKALAHYAYSPEDNSFLPMWADGRDLTGETYPRTGYYGEKGTEFRSVKPDGTMMISYARAVRLTNGDGKIWNVLRHMFIDEGLGDPGSTPFDTPALNFATSITDPDILISVLDIYQLTGEEPFLQLAERIGNNIVAERFHKGYFLPTAKHKYARFDALEPLALLHLVATRYGKSDLIPAYLTGSGSTDGEKFVDEIDGRPTDRLIYEQTID is encoded by the coding sequence ATGAATGCATTAAAACTCAGTTACCGGATGGTGATTTTTTTTATTACGATAGCTGTGCTGTTCAACAGTCAGGTCGGAAAGGAGTTAAATGCAGCATCTATCTGGGATCTCAATTGTGAATCCATTGAGCTATCCTCTGAAATATTACAGGTGGTGATACAGTTTGCCGAGAATGTATTAGAAAATGGCAGGGATCGATATGGAGAGGTTCATTCACCATTGTTTGCAGATGGAATTTCAGTTGAAACGGGAGAGCCTGTCAGATGGGATTTTTATGAAGGTGAATCATGGATTATATCGAATTTTGCCAGCCAGCAAAACCTGATGCGGGTTTTAACCGGACTATCAGAGGTAACCTGTGATATGAAGTATAAGAATGCTTCTGCCGAAGCCGTGCAATATATGTTTGATCATCAAACCGGCTCGAATGGCCTGTTGTACTGGGGCGGGCATCAGTTTGTAGATTTGGAATCGATGCAGAATCAGTTTGATTCTAGGCCTCATGAATTAAAGAATCACTTTCCGCTATACAAGTTTATGTGGGAAGTTGACCCGAAATCAACCCGACAAATGTTAGAGGCGATTTGGAACGCACACATACTAAACTGGAATCTGCTGGATCTGAACCGTCACGGAAATTACGATCTGGAGATGGGTAAACTTTGGGATCATGAATTCGATCATCCAGATCCGTTTTTTGAAGGGCTGGGGCTGACGTTTATAAATGCGGGATCGGATATGATACAGGTTGGTATGGCTCTCTACCACCTGGATGACAATGAAAAAGCCAGAACATGGGCTGCGAGACTTTACGAACAATATGTGAATGCGCGACACCCTGAGACCGGACTTGGCGTTTATCAGTACAGCCAGCCCAAACAGCGGAATATACCACCAGGAGAGGGGCCGCTTGAAGAGGAGCTTACCTATTCAAATTATGGTGACCGGGCAAAAAATCAATTTGGCAGTGTGTATGGAGATATTGCATTGGAGGGAAATGTATTGTGGGGCGGCCGTGTACGCACTATTTATGGGCAAAGCGCAGTAATCTTACTCCATATTGCTGAACAACTCCATGGCACAGAAATCGGCCAGGATTTTCTTGAGTGGACTGTCGATGGTATGAAAGCACTGGCTCACTATGCTTACAGTCCTGAGGACAACTCATTTCTTCCTATGTGGGCAGATGGAAGAGATTTAACCGGTGAAACTTATCCAAGAACCGGATATTACGGGGAAAAAGGTACTGAATTTCGATCCGTGAAACCCGATGGAACCATGATGATTTCGTATGCCCGGGCAGTGAGATTAACCAATGGAGACGGCAAAATCTGGAACGTTTTAAGGCATATGTTTATAGATGAAGGCCTGGGAGATCCGGGATCAACTCCTTTTGATACACCAGCTTTAAATTTTGCAACCTCCATTACGGATCCTGATATTTTAATATCTGTACTTGATATTTATCAGTTAACAGGTGAAGAGCCATTCCTGCAGCTTGCAGAAAGAATTGGAAATAATATAGTTGCAGAGAGATTTCATAAAGGATATTTTTTGCCGACTGCTAAACATAAGTATGCAAGGTTTGATGCTCTTGAACCTTTGGCTTTACTACACCTCGTTGCAACGCGATATGGCAAATCAGACCTTATACCCGCTTACCTTACAGGGTCAGGAAGTACAGATGGTGAAAAATTTGTTGATGAAATTGATGGAAGGCCTACGGATCGGCTGATCTATGAACAAACGATAGACTAA
- a CDS encoding MerR family transcriptional regulator has product MKKLYYSIGEVSEITSIEPHVLRYWETIFNDLTPRKNKAGNRTYREEDISFVLRLKDLIQTKKYSTAGAKKIIEEGAPEDQNQDQQALPIDMQKDLREVNLFLNKLLEKL; this is encoded by the coding sequence ATGAAGAAACTCTATTACTCAATTGGCGAAGTTAGTGAAATAACTTCGATAGAACCGCACGTATTGCGTTACTGGGAAACGATTTTTAACGACCTGACCCCCCGTAAGAATAAAGCCGGGAACCGTACTTATCGGGAAGAGGATATCTCTTTTGTTCTGCGCCTTAAAGATCTGATTCAAACTAAAAAATACAGTACTGCCGGTGCTAAAAAAATCATTGAAGAGGGAGCACCGGAAGATCAAAATCAGGATCAGCAGGCACTGCCCATTGACATGCAGAAAGACTTACGCGAGGTGAACCTGTTTCTAAACAAACTTTTGGAAAAGCTTTAG
- a CDS encoding LacI family DNA-binding transcriptional regulator, with the protein MKNVRLVDIAEKLNITKVSVSKALRNHPDISEGTKVKVKEMANKLGYRPNLVARSLTSSKSKTIGVIIPKIAHFFFASVMEGIYRAAKSNGYEIFLGVSFEDEEQEKKLLETMMEMRVDGLLISVTEETKDPERFKELQKMGINLVFFDRGIKDAGFSYVKAGDRESAKLGVKKLIEKGYTDIAHIAGYDYVEIGKDRKRGYMDAMEEAGLEINQKGIVEGGFSEDDGYKGFETLLENYGVPKALFTVTYPVGLGVLKSMKEHNIDPKEVQFLSFGKSDFNNYLSSPFLCIDQPTFHLGEKAMGQLLNEINSENSSEPKLIELPSLIPE; encoded by the coding sequence ATGAAAAATGTTCGATTAGTTGATATTGCGGAAAAACTGAATATTACTAAAGTCAGCGTATCTAAAGCTTTACGTAATCATCCCGATATTTCGGAGGGCACAAAAGTAAAAGTTAAGGAGATGGCAAATAAGTTGGGCTACCGTCCTAATCTTGTTGCCAGATCGCTCACATCTTCCAAATCGAAAACTATTGGAGTTATCATTCCAAAGATTGCTCATTTTTTCTTTGCCTCTGTGATGGAGGGAATTTACAGAGCTGCCAAAAGTAACGGGTACGAAATATTTCTTGGTGTTTCTTTTGAAGATGAGGAACAGGAGAAAAAGTTACTTGAAACTATGATGGAGATGCGTGTTGATGGTCTGTTAATTTCTGTAACAGAGGAAACGAAAGATCCTGAAAGGTTTAAGGAATTACAAAAGATGGGTATCAACCTGGTCTTTTTTGATCGTGGAATTAAAGATGCAGGATTCAGCTACGTAAAAGCGGGTGATCGCGAAAGTGCAAAACTTGGAGTAAAAAAACTTATTGAAAAAGGCTATACCGATATTGCCCACATTGCCGGGTATGATTACGTGGAAATTGGTAAAGATCGTAAGAGAGGTTACATGGATGCAATGGAAGAAGCCGGTCTTGAAATAAATCAAAAAGGTATTGTTGAAGGTGGGTTCAGTGAAGATGACGGATATAAAGGTTTTGAAACATTACTCGAGAATTATGGAGTACCAAAAGCTTTGTTTACCGTCACGTACCCGGTTGGATTAGGTGTGCTTAAAAGTATGAAAGAGCATAATATCGATCCAAAAGAGGTCCAGTTTCTCTCTTTTGGTAAAAGTGATTTTAACAACTATCTCTCATCTCCTTTTCTATGCATTGATCAGCCAACGTTTCATTTGGGTGAGAAAGCAATGGGGCAATTATTGAACGAAATCAATTCTGAGAATTCTTCAGAACCAAAACTTATCGAATTACCTTCACTCATACCTGAATAA
- the cyoE gene encoding heme o synthase — protein MDNTRIKSESFSFWFEAAKDYYELTKPGITLSVVASMLIGFIMGTAGSLNYVLMFHALLGTYLIAAGTSAHNMFIERGLDGLMHRTSKRPLPDARITSRNSLIFSSVLIFSGLFYLLAMVNIVAGIVSLVTTIIYLFAYTPLKRISALNVFVGAIPGALPVVGGWAAATGTVFEHGMWILFGIVFCWQVPHVIAIAWVCRKDYEHAGFKMLPKNDPHGIKASIWVILPILILFPTVYKLFVMDLVSWIYLAGAMVTTAGFLWYGIKFTLKRDISTAKGVMFYSFAYLPLVWIFIFADWIIL, from the coding sequence ATGGATAATACACGCATAAAATCGGAATCTTTCAGTTTTTGGTTCGAAGCCGCCAAAGACTATTATGAACTGACCAAACCGGGCATTACCCTCAGTGTGGTTGCCAGTATGCTGATCGGTTTCATTATGGGTACTGCCGGTTCACTCAATTATGTGCTGATGTTTCATGCGCTGCTGGGAACCTACCTGATCGCTGCAGGAACTTCGGCGCACAACATGTTTATAGAGCGCGGACTTGACGGTCTCATGCATCGCACCAGCAAGCGACCCCTTCCCGACGCCCGGATTACTTCCCGTAACAGTTTGATCTTCTCCTCAGTTCTGATTTTTTCGGGACTTTTTTACCTGCTTGCAATGGTAAATATCGTTGCCGGAATTGTGTCACTTGTAACCACGATCATCTACCTTTTTGCATACACTCCGCTGAAACGAATTTCAGCGCTGAATGTTTTTGTGGGGGCTATACCGGGCGCACTTCCCGTAGTTGGCGGATGGGCTGCAGCCACAGGCACTGTGTTTGAACACGGGATGTGGATTCTCTTCGGAATTGTCTTTTGCTGGCAGGTTCCGCATGTGATCGCAATTGCATGGGTTTGCAGAAAAGATTACGAACATGCCGGTTTTAAAATGCTGCCCAAAAACGACCCACACGGTATCAAAGCATCCATCTGGGTGATTCTCCCTATTTTGATCCTTTTCCCCACCGTCTACAAACTTTTTGTAATGGACCTTGTTAGCTGGATCTACCTGGCAGGCGCGATGGTTACTACGGCAGGATTTCTATGGTATGGGATCAAATTCACCTTAAAACGGGATATCTCCACCGCTAAAGGTGTGATGTTCTACTCTTTCGCATATCTGCCCCTGGTGTGGATATTTATCTTTGCAGACTGGATTATCCTTTAA
- the uxaC gene encoding glucuronate isomerase: MKPFLNEHFLLETDTAKSLYHDYASPQPIIDYHCHLPPDAIDHDKNFDNLTKIWLDGDHYKWRAMRAFGIDEKYITGDAPDKEKFLKWAETVPYTVRNPLYHWTHMELKNYFGIDKLLNPETAEEIYDQCTKDLQKPEFSTRSLLKRMNVEIVCTTDDPVDNLKHHQNISKNPFGIKVLPAFRPDKSYAFDEPGTYNSYIDQLSDVSGIEIKTLTDLYDALQSRIDYFHDNGCKLSDHGLEKIVYANLSPSELEDAFKQVRKGNKLSIDQKYGLTYAILIELGKMYENINWVQQYHLGALRNTNDRMLNELGPDTGFDSIGDFSQSRNLSRFLNQLDSTDQLAKTILYNLNPADNEVMASMIGNYNDGSVKGKMQYGSAWWFLDQKDGMEKQMNTLSNIGLLSCFVGMLTDSRSFLSFPRHEYFRRILCNLMGSDVENGELPNDLDLLGEIVSDICYNNANEYFDF; the protein is encoded by the coding sequence ATGAAACCATTCCTGAACGAACATTTCTTACTGGAAACAGATACGGCAAAATCACTCTATCATGATTACGCCTCTCCACAACCTATTATTGATTACCACTGTCACCTTCCACCTGATGCTATCGATCATGACAAGAATTTTGATAATCTGACCAAGATATGGCTGGATGGTGACCATTATAAATGGCGGGCGATGAGAGCATTCGGCATTGATGAAAAATACATCACGGGTGATGCACCAGACAAAGAGAAATTCCTGAAATGGGCAGAAACTGTCCCGTACACCGTCCGGAATCCACTCTATCACTGGACGCATATGGAACTCAAAAACTACTTTGGTATTGATAAATTGCTGAATCCGGAAACGGCTGAAGAGATCTATGATCAATGTACTAAGGATCTGCAAAAACCGGAATTTAGTACGCGGTCACTCCTGAAACGAATGAATGTAGAGATTGTATGTACAACTGATGACCCGGTTGACAATCTTAAGCATCATCAAAATATCAGTAAAAATCCTTTTGGTATAAAAGTTCTCCCGGCTTTTCGTCCGGATAAATCCTATGCGTTTGATGAACCGGGAACGTACAACAGCTATATTGACCAACTAAGTGATGTGAGCGGTATTGAGATAAAAACGCTGACTGACCTGTACGATGCACTCCAAAGCCGGATTGACTACTTTCATGATAATGGATGTAAACTTTCGGATCATGGACTGGAAAAAATCGTTTATGCAAACCTTTCTCCTTCCGAATTGGAGGATGCATTTAAACAAGTTCGCAAAGGAAATAAACTGAGTATCGACCAAAAATATGGGCTAACCTATGCTATTCTGATTGAGCTTGGAAAAATGTATGAAAATATAAACTGGGTCCAGCAATACCATCTTGGGGCACTGCGAAATACCAATGACCGGATGCTAAACGAACTGGGTCCTGATACAGGATTCGATTCCATTGGTGATTTTTCCCAAAGCCGGAATTTATCCCGCTTCCTCAATCAGCTTGATTCAACCGATCAGCTTGCGAAAACCATTCTCTACAATCTGAATCCGGCTGACAATGAAGTGATGGCGTCCATGATTGGCAATTACAACGACGGTTCGGTAAAAGGCAAGATGCAGTACGGCTCAGCCTGGTGGTTTTTGGATCAAAAAGATGGCATGGAGAAACAAATGAATACTTTGTCAAACATAGGGCTTTTAAGCTGCTTTGTAGGTATGCTGACTGATTCGCGAAGCTTCCTTTCTTTTCCGCGGCATGAGTATTTCCGCAGGATATTGTGCAACCTGATGGGCAGCGATGTGGAAAATGGAGAACTGCCAAATGATCTGGATCTATTAGGTGAAATCGTTTCAGATATCTGCTATAACAACGCAAACGAGTATTTTGATTTTTAA
- a CDS encoding bifunctional 2-polyprenyl-6-hydroxyphenol methylase/3-demethylubiquinol 3-O-methyltransferase UbiG: MSTIEYDPVKDKFSSIIKNSRFLRRIFYFLLDLFFLRSWHLRRLIRKTGSELDKQGEWDLLDAGSGFGQYDRFILKSFQNVKVDSVDVKKDYLEDSRHYFKKEIEKGRIRFYPADLLEFKSDKLFDMAICIDVLEHIEEDVKVMENIAGTLKPGGYFLMHSPSHYSEEDGDEDDTFVGEHARPGYSKEDISEKLKAAGFKVEKVHYTYGFWGHKAWILSVKWPMMGFNKLGLVAAFPLLLYYPITLPFCLLMNFADLYTRNEKGNGIYALAKKA; encoded by the coding sequence ATGAGTACAATCGAATATGATCCGGTGAAAGATAAATTCTCTTCGATCATTAAAAACTCCCGGTTTTTACGGCGCATCTTCTATTTTCTGCTCGATCTGTTTTTCCTTCGAAGCTGGCATCTGCGTCGGCTGATCAGAAAAACAGGCAGCGAACTTGATAAACAGGGAGAATGGGACCTCCTGGATGCAGGATCAGGATTTGGGCAGTACGACCGGTTTATTCTGAAGAGCTTCCAAAATGTGAAGGTTGATTCGGTGGATGTTAAAAAGGATTACCTGGAAGATAGCCGCCACTATTTCAAAAAGGAGATCGAAAAGGGAAGAATCCGTTTTTATCCGGCCGACCTGCTGGAGTTCAAATCAGATAAACTCTTTGATATGGCGATCTGTATCGATGTGCTGGAGCATATCGAAGAAGATGTGAAAGTGATGGAAAACATTGCCGGTACTTTAAAGCCGGGGGGATATTTTTTGATGCACTCTCCATCACACTACTCCGAAGAAGATGGCGATGAGGATGATACGTTTGTAGGCGAACACGCTCGTCCCGGATACTCGAAAGAAGATATTTCTGAAAAGTTGAAAGCAGCAGGCTTTAAAGTAGAAAAGGTGCATTACACCTATGGATTCTGGGGCCACAAAGCGTGGATTCTTTCTGTAAAGTGGCCGATGATGGGATTCAATAAACTGGGCCTCGTTGCTGCTTTCCCTCTGCTGCTTTACTATCCGATTACGCTTCCGTTCTGCTTGTTGATGAATTTCGCAGATCTCTATACCCGTAATGAGAAGGGGAATGGAATTTATGCGTTGGCTAAAAAGGCTTAA
- a CDS encoding heme A synthase: MKLNLYQKTALTTVIATLVLILVGGLVRAAGAGLGCPDWPQCFGMWIPPTSAADLPAGYDASLFNPVHTWLEYVNRLVGVLIGFLITLTFVFSFRYRKTDPLITWISGLAFFLVLVQGWLGGQVVRSGLSAGMITIHMVLAMVIVNTLLFATFRAMNDRLSMTLSPSTQKRLLWISGAVLFLTLIQLVLGTQVREQVDVAKNVLDLPRESWLDTSTWLYSIHRSFSWLIIILGGLLVYQNKVLKAPRKLITTGYVIFGLIILQMFIGFGMERLDIPGVLQLLHLVSVAVLICAEFLYMLMVGFSHKKEQIPKISEKKADQVTV; the protein is encoded by the coding sequence ATGAAACTGAATCTCTACCAAAAAACGGCTCTCACCACTGTAATTGCAACTTTAGTTCTTATTCTGGTTGGAGGACTGGTCCGTGCTGCAGGTGCCGGGCTTGGCTGCCCCGACTGGCCGCAATGTTTCGGGATGTGGATTCCGCCCACAAGCGCTGCGGACCTTCCGGCCGGCTATGATGCATCACTCTTCAACCCGGTTCATACCTGGCTGGAATATGTTAACCGATTGGTTGGCGTGTTGATTGGGTTTTTAATCACCCTCACATTTGTTTTCTCATTTCGGTACAGAAAAACGGATCCGCTCATCACCTGGATTTCAGGGCTGGCATTTTTCCTGGTTCTTGTGCAGGGCTGGCTGGGCGGACAGGTGGTGCGATCCGGACTCAGCGCAGGAATGATTACCATCCATATGGTACTCGCGATGGTGATTGTAAACACGCTTTTGTTTGCAACATTTCGGGCGATGAATGACCGGCTCTCGATGACTTTGAGTCCCTCAACCCAGAAGCGCCTTCTCTGGATTTCAGGAGCCGTACTTTTTCTCACGTTGATACAACTTGTGCTCGGCACCCAGGTTCGCGAACAGGTGGATGTTGCCAAAAATGTACTGGATTTGCCCCGGGAGAGCTGGCTCGATACATCCACATGGCTTTACTCGATCCACAGAAGTTTCTCATGGCTGATTATTATTCTGGGCGGTCTGCTGGTCTATCAAAACAAAGTGCTGAAAGCTCCCCGGAAATTAATAACTACAGGATATGTGATTTTCGGGTTGATTATTCTGCAGATGTTCATCGGGTTTGGAATGGAGAGGCTTGATATCCCCGGAGTACTGCAGCTTCTTCACCTTGTGAGCGTGGCGGTACTGATCTGTGCAGAATTTCTGTATATGCTGATGGTGGGATTTTCACACAAAAAAGAGCAAATACCGAAAATCTCAGAAAAGAAAGCCGATCAGGTTACCGTGTGA
- a CDS encoding SDR family oxidoreductase — protein sequence MKNLFDLSGKIAIVTGGNGVLGGAMSEGLANAGAKVGVLGRTEKTVQEQVDKINQSGGEALSLIADVLQKDDLKKVRTQVEEKWGQVDILVNAAGGNMPGATINPDQSFLDMDDQALSKVVDLNFKGTYLPSKLFAESMIENKRGVIVNISSMAAQQAITRVMGYSAAKSAVDNFTRSLAIETALKYGDGIRVNAIAPGFFIGEQNRDLLLNSDGSLTDRGQTIINNTPMQRFGEAEELIGTVVWLCSDASSFVTGTVIPVDGGFSAYSGV from the coding sequence ATGAAAAATCTATTTGATCTGTCAGGCAAAATTGCAATTGTAACCGGTGGAAATGGTGTATTGGGAGGTGCAATGAGTGAAGGACTTGCCAATGCAGGTGCAAAAGTGGGAGTATTGGGCAGAACTGAAAAAACTGTTCAGGAACAGGTCGATAAAATTAATCAATCTGGTGGTGAAGCTCTTTCATTAATTGCTGATGTACTGCAAAAAGATGATCTCAAAAAAGTACGTACACAAGTTGAAGAGAAATGGGGGCAGGTTGATATTCTTGTAAATGCTGCAGGTGGAAACATGCCCGGTGCAACCATCAACCCCGACCAATCTTTTCTTGATATGGACGATCAGGCACTCTCGAAGGTAGTGGATCTGAATTTTAAGGGAACCTATTTACCTTCTAAATTATTTGCCGAATCGATGATTGAGAATAAACGCGGTGTGATTGTCAATATCTCATCAATGGCCGCTCAACAGGCAATTACACGGGTAATGGGGTACTCTGCAGCCAAATCGGCGGTTGACAATTTTACCCGTTCACTCGCAATTGAAACAGCTCTTAAATATGGTGATGGAATTCGGGTTAATGCGATTGCACCGGGATTTTTTATTGGAGAGCAGAATCGTGATCTGTTACTGAATTCCGATGGAAGCCTTACAGATCGTGGTCAAACCATTATCAACAATACACCGATGCAACGGTTCGGAGAAGCAGAAGAATTGATAGGTACTGTAGTTTGGTTATGCAGCGATGCTTCCTCGTTTGTTACCGGCACAGTGATTCCTGTTGATGGTGGATTCAGTGCCTACAGCGGAGTATAA